One window of the Chitinophaga niabensis genome contains the following:
- a CDS encoding acyl-CoA thioesterase produces the protein MYSTTIDIRVRYGETDQMGYLYYGNYALYYEVGRTDAIRQLGFTYKELEDQGVIMPVAELQVKYLRPAYYDDVITVKTTLRELTTNHKIQFHSELYNQKGELLNVGVTTLAIIDAKNKTRMNLPEVMREKLAVYF, from the coding sequence ATGTACAGTACTACGATAGATATTCGCGTTCGTTATGGCGAAACAGACCAGATGGGTTATCTCTACTACGGGAATTATGCATTGTATTATGAAGTAGGCCGTACTGATGCTATCCGCCAGCTGGGCTTTACTTATAAAGAACTGGAAGATCAGGGTGTGATCATGCCGGTAGCGGAATTGCAGGTGAAGTATCTGCGCCCTGCTTATTATGATGATGTGATCACGGTAAAAACCACCCTCAGGGAATTGACAACCAATCATAAGATCCAGTTCCACTCAGAGTTGTATAATCAGAAAGGAGAGTTATTGAATGTGGGTGTTACAACATTGGCCATCATCGATGCCAAAAATAAAACGCGCATGAACCTGCCAGAAGTTATGAGAGAGAAACTGGCGGTATATTTCTAA
- a CDS encoding RNA recognition motif domain-containing protein — protein sequence MNIYVANLHYRLNDEDLHQIFSEFGTVTSAKIIKDHETGRSRGFGFVEMANQEEGTKAMESLNGSEVEGKQLMVNEARPKQANGGGGNRGGGNRGGGGGYGGGGGRGRY from the coding sequence ATGAACATCTACGTAGCCAACCTGCACTACAGGTTGAACGATGAGGACCTTCACCAAATCTTTAGCGAATTCGGGACAGTTACCTCTGCAAAAATCATCAAAGATCATGAAACCGGTCGTTCACGTGGTTTCGGATTTGTAGAAATGGCAAACCAGGAAGAAGGAACTAAAGCGATGGAGAGTCTGAACGGTAGTGAAGTGGAAGGCAAGCAACTGATGGTGAACGAAGCTCGTCCTAAACAAGCCAATGGCGGTGGTGGAAACAGAGGTGGTGGAAACCGTGGTGGCGGTGGTGGATACGGTGGCGGCGGTGGCCGTGGTCGTTACTAA
- a CDS encoding DUF4230 domain-containing protein codes for MKKIIQWIVVILLIVFIFWLGQWFGSKKVNQTILSNSLIVREIAELASLEVQGNANIKRSNVENNGGWWDNLNKVLAENTIWVTVPYTAKYGVNIDDKNFSVTLKEKRVVVQLPAPALLSYELRLSQMETANKKGWFVPSNDETYTDVQKKLYETSREQLKTNNIYLEQSKEKIRQIIGNYYKPLGYEVEVKFGNEPGKVLKLD; via the coding sequence ATGAAAAAGATCATTCAGTGGATCGTAGTTATTCTGCTTATTGTGTTCATCTTTTGGCTGGGCCAGTGGTTCGGCTCTAAAAAGGTGAACCAGACTATATTGTCCAACAGCCTGATTGTACGCGAGATTGCAGAGCTTGCCAGTCTTGAGGTACAGGGCAATGCTAACATCAAACGCAGCAATGTGGAGAATAACGGAGGTTGGTGGGATAATCTCAATAAAGTGCTTGCAGAAAACACTATTTGGGTAACTGTTCCTTACACTGCCAAATATGGCGTGAATATAGATGATAAGAACTTCTCCGTTACACTGAAAGAAAAACGGGTAGTAGTACAGCTTCCGGCCCCAGCGTTGCTGAGTTACGAGCTTCGCCTCAGCCAGATGGAAACGGCCAATAAAAAAGGCTGGTTTGTTCCTTCGAATGATGAAACATACACAGACGTACAGAAGAAATTGTACGAAACTTCGCGTGAACAACTAAAGACAAACAACATCTACCTCGAGCAAAGTAAAGAGAAGATCCGCCAGATCATTGGCAATTACTATAAGCCCCTGGGGTATGAAGTGGAAGTGAAATTCGGGAATGAACCGGGTAAGGTATTGAAGCTGGATTAA
- a CDS encoding DoxX family protein: MKKLLSARFTNGQVNLSLLILRVGFGALVMLRHGWPKLKGFSTYASQFADPFGIGKTASLGLTVFAEFFCGALLVLGLLTRLATVPLIICFSVIIFMIHKADGMEKQEFPILFLLAFVAILITGPGKYSIDGAIGN; encoded by the coding sequence ATGAAAAAACTCTTATCTGCCCGATTCACTAATGGCCAAGTTAATTTATCACTATTGATCCTGCGTGTTGGTTTTGGTGCATTGGTAATGCTTCGCCACGGCTGGCCTAAATTAAAAGGGTTTTCCACTTATGCCAGCCAGTTTGCCGATCCCTTCGGCATTGGTAAAACCGCTTCGCTGGGATTAACCGTATTTGCGGAATTCTTCTGCGGTGCCCTGCTGGTATTAGGTTTGCTGACGCGCCTTGCTACCGTTCCTTTGATCATCTGTTTCAGCGTGATCATTTTCATGATCCACAAAGCAGATGGTATGGAAAAACAGGAGTTTCCCATTCTTTTCCTGTTAGCCTTTGTTGCCATCCTGATCACAGGCCCTGGTAAGTATTCTATAGACGGCGCGATCGGTAACTAA
- a CDS encoding S9 family peptidase, translating to MKRSLRWFVSLSVLLPLGALAQPKKPLDHTVYDGWQSIGTKAISNNGQWAIYTITPQEGDATLVIRNLKNGQQLDVPRATAAVITEDSRFVVFTIKPFFKDVRQARIKKKKPDEMPKDSLGFIELGQTNITKVAAVKSFKTPEKGSGLLAYLIDKPKTDTAAAKGAKKPAPAKTDAPGKQGNTEEDADEDTPGGAGSAAAGDLVIHYLGSNKPQDTVKSVTSYTISKPGNKIVLVTNPPKKDSLARPGVWLWDVAGRKADTLSRGHGSFVQFVFDDKGQQVAYLGSRDSAKALQKFFSLYYYKPAQDSAHIVVTKSTTGIPQKWSVSEDGIPSFSKNGERLFFGTAPIQPPKDTTIVEFEVAKVDIWNYQDDYLQPMQLKNLDRDLKKSYAAVYFLQQNRMVQLSDQEMETFVIADEGNATYGLGTTDKGQRVALQWTGSTLKTAYAVNINTGERRLLVEKLDGNFFISPQGRFIYWFSQPSGKWFCYEITTAEVRDISAAIPTQITDEEMDMPDYPGPYGISGWLENDKYVYINDRYDIWQTDPTGKEAPVMITNGLGRKTKTVLRNVRLNREDRFFKPKQSLLLEAQSDSSKFGGFYSLKLNDKKGPQLIVMGPYSYQGTEKAKQADVYLFQRANYIESPDVFAGANIASAERISRINPQQKQYNWGTAELIKWDTYNGKTTEGILYKPEDFDPNKRYPVLIYFYEKLTDGLYTYQPPAPTPSRLNISFFVSRGYIVLAPDISYENGRPGKSAYDYIVSGAEALAKNPWIDRSNMGIQGQSWGGYQVCHLITATTLFKAAWAGAPVANMTSAYGGIRWESGMNRQFQYEHTQSRIGATLWEKPELYIENSPLFHLPKVTTPLAIMSNDADGAVPWYQGIEMFTGLRRLGKPVWLLNYNNEAHNLIQRQNRKDIQIREQQFFDHFLKGAPAPQWLSKGVPATEKGKNWGFDY from the coding sequence ATGAAACGATCTTTAAGATGGTTCGTATCCCTATCCGTACTGTTACCATTAGGAGCACTGGCCCAACCCAAAAAACCACTGGACCATACAGTGTATGACGGCTGGCAGAGCATTGGCACCAAAGCCATCAGCAATAACGGACAATGGGCAATCTATACAATTACACCACAGGAGGGAGACGCTACCCTGGTGATCCGTAACCTGAAGAACGGGCAGCAGCTTGATGTTCCCCGGGCTACGGCCGCAGTGATCACAGAAGATTCCCGTTTTGTGGTATTCACGATCAAACCCTTTTTCAAAGATGTAAGGCAGGCCCGGATCAAGAAAAAGAAACCGGATGAAATGCCCAAAGACTCACTGGGTTTCATTGAATTAGGGCAAACCAATATTACAAAGGTAGCTGCCGTGAAATCCTTTAAAACACCGGAAAAAGGAAGCGGCCTGCTGGCTTATCTGATTGACAAACCTAAGACGGATACCGCTGCAGCAAAAGGCGCTAAAAAACCGGCACCTGCTAAAACGGATGCTCCCGGAAAGCAAGGCAACACTGAAGAAGATGCGGATGAAGATACCCCCGGTGGAGCCGGCAGCGCTGCAGCAGGCGACCTCGTAATCCATTACCTTGGCAGCAACAAACCGCAGGACACCGTCAAAAGTGTCACCAGCTACACGATCAGCAAACCCGGTAACAAGATCGTACTCGTTACCAATCCACCTAAAAAAGATTCACTCGCCAGACCAGGTGTATGGTTATGGGATGTGGCCGGCAGGAAAGCAGATACACTCAGCCGCGGGCATGGCTCCTTTGTACAGTTCGTTTTTGACGACAAAGGGCAGCAGGTAGCATACCTTGGCAGCAGAGACAGTGCAAAAGCTTTACAGAAATTCTTCTCCTTATATTATTACAAACCGGCACAGGACAGTGCGCACATTGTTGTCACAAAGTCTACTACCGGCATTCCGCAGAAGTGGAGCGTTTCAGAAGATGGTATACCCAGCTTCTCAAAAAACGGCGAACGTTTGTTCTTTGGCACCGCACCTATCCAGCCACCAAAAGATACCACCATCGTAGAATTCGAAGTGGCGAAAGTGGATATCTGGAACTACCAGGATGATTACCTGCAACCCATGCAGCTGAAGAACCTGGACCGTGATCTGAAAAAGAGTTACGCAGCTGTATATTTCCTGCAACAGAACCGCATGGTGCAGTTAAGCGATCAGGAAATGGAAACATTTGTTATTGCAGATGAAGGAAATGCCACATACGGTTTGGGTACAACAGATAAAGGCCAGCGCGTAGCATTACAGTGGACGGGCAGCACACTGAAAACTGCTTATGCTGTGAACATCAATACCGGCGAGCGCCGCCTGTTAGTAGAAAAACTGGACGGGAACTTTTTCATTTCCCCGCAAGGCCGTTTCATCTACTGGTTTTCTCAGCCTTCCGGAAAATGGTTCTGCTATGAGATCACTACTGCAGAGGTGAGGGATATCAGCGCTGCTATTCCTACACAGATCACGGATGAGGAAATGGACATGCCGGATTATCCGGGTCCATATGGTATCAGCGGCTGGCTGGAAAATGATAAGTATGTATACATCAACGACCGCTATGATATCTGGCAAACAGATCCAACAGGTAAAGAAGCACCGGTGATGATCACCAACGGATTGGGCAGGAAAACAAAAACGGTGCTACGCAATGTACGCCTCAACAGGGAAGACCGTTTCTTCAAACCTAAACAATCCCTGCTGCTGGAAGCACAAAGCGACTCTTCCAAATTCGGCGGTTTCTATTCTCTCAAGCTGAATGATAAAAAAGGCCCGCAGTTAATTGTGATGGGCCCTTATTCCTACCAGGGAACAGAGAAGGCAAAACAGGCAGATGTATATCTTTTCCAGCGTGCTAATTATATTGAATCACCGGATGTATTTGCAGGTGCCAATATTGCATCGGCAGAACGCATCAGCCGGATCAACCCGCAACAGAAACAATATAACTGGGGTACCGCGGAACTGATCAAATGGGATACTTATAATGGTAAAACCACGGAAGGGATCCTTTACAAACCGGAAGACTTTGATCCTAATAAACGTTACCCGGTGCTGATCTATTTCTATGAGAAACTCACAGATGGATTGTATACCTATCAGCCACCGGCTCCCACACCATCAAGACTGAACATCTCTTTCTTCGTGAGCCGCGGGTACATTGTACTGGCCCCGGATATCAGTTATGAAAACGGCCGGCCGGGCAAGAGCGCCTATGATTATATTGTGAGCGGTGCGGAAGCATTGGCGAAAAATCCATGGATAGACCGCAGTAATATGGGCATCCAGGGTCAGAGCTGGGGTGGTTACCAGGTATGTCATCTGATCACAGCCACTACCCTGTTCAAAGCAGCATGGGCCGGCGCACCGGTAGCTAATATGACCAGTGCCTATGGAGGCATCCGCTGGGAAAGTGGCATGAACCGCCAGTTCCAGTATGAGCATACCCAAAGCCGGATCGGTGCTACCCTCTGGGAGAAACCGGAGTTATATATAGAGAACTCTCCCCTCTTCCACCTGCCCAAGGTCACTACGCCGCTGGCTATTATGTCCAACGATGCAGATGGCGCCGTGCCCTGGTACCAGGGTATTGAAATGTTCACCGGCCTCCGCCGCCTGGGCAAACCGGTTTGGCTGCTTAATTATAATAATGAAGCACACAACCTTATACAACGCCAGAACCGGAAGGATATCCAGATCCGGGAGCAGCAGTTCTTTGATCATTTTCTAAAGGGGGCTCCTGCCCCGCAATGGTTAAGCAAGGGCGTTCCTGCCACGGAAAAGGGCAAGAATTGGGGATTTGACTACTGA
- a CDS encoding DUF6597 domain-containing transcriptional factor → MNTYYLRPKDTLQPFVQQYIVLQNITSAADIAQKKLFTLGKQYLVFIQKGALAFKPNDHASFELPEASVTGPFTCAVNARVTGPLNAVVVQLNAYASHRLMGISMESVTNYFRDLTKVDNSWALTAKELNNADNLDTIQNILDKVLEDLLPKQKPALRQVDEMVDYLAAQKGQVEMLDLALRFKTSRHTLERQFMEVTGLTPQLYSRILRRQRYA, encoded by the coding sequence ATGAACACCTATTACCTTCGTCCTAAAGATACTTTGCAACCTTTTGTGCAACAGTATATTGTTCTGCAAAACATCACATCGGCTGCAGACATTGCTCAGAAAAAGCTTTTTACATTAGGTAAACAGTACCTGGTATTCATTCAAAAAGGCGCATTGGCATTTAAACCAAATGATCATGCCTCTTTTGAGTTACCGGAAGCGTCTGTAACAGGCCCTTTTACCTGCGCAGTGAATGCCCGCGTAACAGGCCCGCTGAATGCAGTAGTAGTACAACTCAATGCCTACGCTAGCCACAGGCTGATGGGCATCAGCATGGAGTCCGTTACCAATTACTTCCGCGACCTTACTAAAGTGGACAACAGCTGGGCCCTAACTGCCAAAGAGCTGAACAATGCTGATAACCTGGACACTATCCAGAACATCCTGGATAAAGTGCTGGAAGACCTGCTGCCAAAACAAAAACCTGCATTGCGCCAGGTAGATGAAATGGTAGATTATCTCGCCGCACAAAAAGGACAGGTGGAAATGCTGGACCTGGCTTTACGCTTCAAAACCAGTCGCCATACCCTGGAACGCCAGTTTATGGAAGTGACCGGCCTTACACCGCAATTATACTCCAGGATACTGCGCAGGCAACGTTACGCTTAA
- a CDS encoding dihydrolipoamide acetyltransferase family protein translates to MAIVELVMPKMGESIMEATILRWHKKPGDKVKLDETVLEIATDKVDSEVPSIAEGEITEVLFNENDVVPVGTVIARVLTAAGAPVAASPATPSPAAAAPKVVSDSHFQTAPARTEAVAPVSGEARFYSPLVLTIAQQEGVNFAELEKIPGSGTEGRVTKNDILDYIANRSNSTSTHIQEPVVVQEAPKQREVATVPASNSYGGNVEIIEMDRMRKLIAEHMVRSVHTSPHVTSFAEADVTNMVRWREQVKKDFEKREGEKITFMPLFVEAVVKCIKKFPLVNCSLDGDKIILKKDINIGMAAALPSGNLIVPVIRNADTLNLVGLTKQVNQLANAARQNRLKPEDTQNGTFTITNVGTFGSLTGTPIINQPQVAILAVGAIKKRPVVVETPQGDSIAIRHMMYLSMSYDHRIVDGSLGSTFLSAVAHEMENFDPGKEY, encoded by the coding sequence ATGGCAATAGTCGAACTGGTGATGCCCAAAATGGGAGAAAGCATAATGGAAGCTACAATCCTGCGTTGGCACAAGAAACCCGGTGATAAGGTGAAGTTAGATGAAACGGTGCTGGAGATAGCAACTGATAAAGTAGACAGCGAGGTGCCTTCCATTGCGGAAGGAGAGATCACTGAGGTCCTTTTTAATGAAAATGACGTGGTGCCCGTAGGTACCGTGATTGCACGTGTGCTAACAGCAGCAGGTGCCCCTGTGGCTGCTTCCCCTGCTACGCCATCCCCGGCAGCTGCAGCTCCCAAAGTTGTTAGTGACTCTCATTTCCAGACAGCGCCTGCCCGCACAGAAGCAGTTGCACCTGTTTCCGGAGAAGCACGTTTTTATTCTCCCCTTGTACTCACTATTGCACAACAGGAAGGCGTGAATTTCGCAGAGCTGGAAAAGATCCCCGGCTCCGGAACAGAAGGCCGTGTTACTAAAAACGACATACTCGACTATATCGCCAACCGCAGCAATTCTACCTCCACACATATCCAGGAGCCGGTAGTGGTGCAGGAAGCACCCAAACAAAGAGAAGTGGCTACCGTGCCTGCTTCCAACAGTTATGGCGGTAATGTGGAGATCATTGAGATGGACCGCATGCGCAAACTGATTGCGGAACATATGGTGCGCAGCGTGCATACCAGCCCGCATGTGACCAGTTTTGCAGAAGCTGATGTAACCAATATGGTACGCTGGCGTGAACAGGTGAAGAAGGATTTTGAAAAAAGGGAAGGAGAGAAGATCACCTTTATGCCTTTGTTTGTGGAGGCCGTGGTGAAATGCATCAAGAAGTTCCCGCTTGTGAACTGCTCACTGGATGGAGATAAGATCATTCTCAAGAAAGATATCAATATCGGTATGGCTGCAGCCCTGCCCAGCGGTAACCTTATTGTGCCGGTGATCCGCAATGCGGATACCCTGAACCTGGTAGGCCTTACCAAACAGGTGAACCAGCTGGCCAATGCCGCCAGGCAGAACCGCCTGAAACCGGAGGATACACAGAATGGTACCTTCACCATTACCAATGTAGGTACTTTTGGCAGCCTTACCGGTACGCCCATCATTAACCAGCCGCAGGTAGCTATCCTGGCGGTAGGGGCTATCAAGAAACGCCCGGTAGTGGTAGAAACGCCCCAGGGTGACTCCATTGCCATCCGCCATATGATGTACCTTTCCATGTCCTACGATCACCGGATTGTGGATGGTTCACTGGGTTCTACCTTCCTGAGCGCTGTGGCGCATGAGATGGAGAATTTTGACCCGGGTAAGGAATACTAA
- a CDS encoding GNAT family N-acetyltransferase, with protein MLHIETTREGYRISTDKSQLQTDVIYQYLSEESYWAKDIPRSFVEKSIANSLCFGIYHGQEQIGFARVISDLATFGYLADVFVLPAHRGRGLSKWLMEVILAHPDLTTLRRFMLATQDAHGLYKQFGFNALEHPDRVMGKLMNGTYTDMKKSS; from the coding sequence ATGCTACATATTGAAACAACCCGGGAAGGATACAGGATCAGCACAGACAAAAGCCAGTTACAAACAGATGTGATCTATCAGTATTTATCTGAAGAATCATACTGGGCAAAGGATATACCCCGCAGTTTCGTGGAAAAGTCTATTGCCAACTCTCTGTGTTTTGGCATCTATCATGGCCAGGAACAAATAGGTTTTGCAAGGGTGATCTCAGACCTTGCCACCTTCGGTTATCTCGCAGATGTATTTGTGCTGCCCGCACACCGCGGCCGGGGATTATCCAAATGGCTGATGGAAGTGATCCTCGCACATCCTGATCTGACAACACTTCGCAGGTTTATGCTCGCCACACAGGATGCACATGGATTGTACAAACAATTTGGTTTTAATGCACTCGAACATCCTGATCGTGTAATGGGTAAACTCATGAACGGTACTTATACAGACATGAAAAAATCATCATGA
- a CDS encoding CinA family nicotinamide mononucleotide deamidase-related protein has translation MEKIYASLITIGDELLIGQTIDTNSAWMAQRLNEIGIWIQRRVAVGDDKAAIIKALEEEGKNSQIVLITGGLGPTADDITKPVLCEYFGGKLVQDEAALQNVLQLSAMRGLPVLQRNLDQALVPDVATIIQNKRGSAPGMWFEKGGSIYVSMPGVPHEMKGIMEYDVIGMLQARFETPALLHHTLITAGMGESFVAERIMDFENNLPKHIKLAYLPNYGLLKLRLTSISPDKQSAANELQHAFDTLKSLVGDILVAEKDVTMGEVLGEVLKTKNLKVGTAESCTGGKIASLITAIPGSSAYFNGSVVAYSYEVKQHVLGVQAETLEKHGAVSERTVREMAEGALRVLDVDCVMAVSGIMGPDGGTEEKPVGSVWIAVGGKGKIVTKLHRFRFDRARNIDMTCVAAMNELRKWLEL, from the coding sequence ATGGAAAAGATCTACGCCAGCCTCATCACCATCGGAGATGAGTTGCTGATAGGCCAGACCATTGATACCAATTCCGCCTGGATGGCACAGCGGCTGAATGAAATAGGCATCTGGATCCAGAGAAGGGTGGCTGTGGGAGACGATAAGGCAGCTATCATCAAAGCGCTGGAAGAAGAAGGAAAGAATTCTCAGATAGTTCTGATCACCGGCGGCCTGGGGCCAACGGCAGATGATATCACCAAACCGGTGCTTTGCGAATATTTTGGCGGGAAGCTGGTACAGGATGAAGCAGCTTTACAGAACGTGCTGCAACTGTCTGCCATGCGGGGGCTGCCTGTGCTGCAACGGAACCTGGACCAGGCGCTGGTGCCGGATGTTGCTACTATTATACAGAATAAAAGAGGCTCTGCACCCGGTATGTGGTTTGAAAAGGGAGGAAGTATTTATGTATCTATGCCCGGCGTACCGCATGAAATGAAGGGGATTATGGAGTATGATGTGATAGGTATGCTGCAGGCCCGTTTTGAAACACCAGCGTTGCTGCATCATACACTGATCACGGCAGGCATGGGAGAATCCTTTGTGGCAGAGCGGATCATGGATTTTGAAAACAACCTGCCCAAACATATCAAGCTGGCTTACCTGCCTAATTATGGCTTATTAAAGCTGCGGCTCACCAGCATTTCCCCGGATAAACAATCTGCTGCAAACGAACTGCAGCATGCCTTTGATACCCTGAAATCCCTGGTGGGAGATATTCTCGTAGCAGAAAAAGATGTTACGATGGGAGAGGTGTTGGGAGAAGTGCTCAAGACAAAAAACCTGAAAGTGGGTACGGCGGAGAGTTGCACCGGTGGAAAGATTGCCAGCCTGATCACCGCCATTCCCGGCAGTTCTGCCTATTTTAACGGAAGTGTGGTGGCTTACTCGTATGAAGTGAAACAACATGTATTGGGTGTACAGGCGGAAACGTTGGAGAAACACGGGGCTGTAAGTGAAAGAACAGTACGGGAAATGGCAGAAGGTGCATTGCGGGTATTAGACGTAGATTGCGTAATGGCAGTGTCCGGCATTATGGGGCCGGATGGCGGAACGGAGGAAAAACCCGTGGGCTCTGTATGGATCGCAGTAGGCGGTAAAGGGAAGATCGTTACCAAACTGCACCGTTTCCGTTTCGACCGTGCCCGGAATATTGATATGACCTGTGTGGCTGCCATGAACGAATTGCGGAAATGGCTGGAACTTTAA